A genome region from Gloeomargarita sp. SRBZ-1_bins_9 includes the following:
- the nifK gene encoding nitrogenase molybdenum-iron protein subunit beta: protein MSQQVDAIRDHSQLFQQPEYQELLARKRQWENCPSPEEVQRVAEWTKTWDYREKNFARQAITINPAKACQPLGAIFAASGFEGTLPFVHGSQGCVAYFRTHLTRNYKEPFAAVSTSMTEDAAVFGGLQNMIEGLMNAYTLYKPKMIAVCTTCMAEVIGDDLGAFITTAKSEGAIPAEVPVPFAHTPSFVGSHIDGYDNMLKAILQTLEGKKQGSNGKLNFIPGFDPYVTNLRELRRILTLMDIPHTILADNADTFDSPNTGEYVLYHGRTTLAETRDAINAEATIALQAYATEKTRDFIQTVWQQPTCVLRPFGIRGTDTFLMKLAKLTGKPIPPELEVERGRAVDAMTDSQAWLHGKRFAIYGDPDLVLSLLGFTLEMGMEPVHIVVTNSNEAFEQEAKELLAQYPHGQGATLWGGKDLWHLRSLLFTEPVDLLIGNSYGKYLWRDTQTPLVRIGYPIFDRHHLHRYPTLGYQGAINLLNWLVNTVLDEVDRQTLIPGKTDISFDLIR, encoded by the coding sequence ATGTCGCAACAGGTTGACGCGATCCGAGACCATAGCCAGTTATTTCAGCAGCCGGAGTACCAGGAACTCCTAGCCCGCAAGCGCCAGTGGGAAAACTGCCCCAGTCCTGAAGAGGTGCAGCGGGTGGCCGAGTGGACCAAGACCTGGGACTACCGGGAAAAAAACTTTGCCCGCCAAGCCATTACCATCAACCCAGCGAAGGCCTGCCAACCCCTAGGAGCCATCTTTGCCGCTTCCGGGTTTGAGGGGACACTGCCGTTTGTGCACGGGTCCCAGGGCTGCGTGGCCTACTTTCGCACCCACCTGACCCGCAACTACAAAGAACCCTTTGCGGCGGTGTCTACTTCCATGACCGAGGATGCGGCGGTCTTCGGGGGACTGCAAAACATGATTGAGGGGTTGATGAATGCCTACACCCTCTATAAACCCAAGATGATTGCCGTCTGCACCACCTGCATGGCGGAAGTGATCGGGGATGACTTGGGGGCGTTCATCACCACGGCCAAAAGCGAGGGGGCCATCCCAGCAGAGGTACCGGTACCCTTTGCCCACACCCCTAGCTTTGTCGGCTCCCACATCGATGGCTACGACAACATGCTCAAGGCCATCCTACAGACCCTAGAGGGGAAAAAGCAAGGCAGCAACGGCAAGCTGAATTTCATCCCCGGCTTTGACCCCTACGTAACCAACTTGCGCGAGTTACGGCGCATCTTGACCCTGATGGATATTCCCCATACCATCCTGGCGGACAACGCCGATACCTTTGATTCCCCCAACACCGGGGAATACGTGCTGTACCATGGGCGCACGACTCTGGCGGAGACCCGCGACGCGATTAACGCCGAGGCCACCATTGCCCTGCAGGCCTATGCCACGGAAAAAACCCGGGATTTCATCCAGACGGTCTGGCAACAGCCCACCTGCGTCCTGCGCCCCTTTGGCATTCGGGGGACCGATACCTTCCTGATGAAGCTGGCCAAGCTCACCGGTAAACCCATCCCCCCTGAACTGGAAGTGGAGCGGGGCCGCGCCGTGGATGCCATGACCGATTCCCAGGCCTGGTTGCACGGCAAGCGGTTTGCCATTTACGGCGACCCGGACCTGGTGTTGTCCCTGCTAGGCTTCACCCTGGAGATGGGCATGGAGCCGGTGCACATTGTGGTCACCAACAGCAACGAGGCCTTTGAGCAGGAGGCCAAGGAACTGCTGGCCCAGTACCCCCATGGCCAGGGCGCCACCCTGTGGGGCGGCAAGGACCTGTGGCATTTGCGGTCGCTGCTGTTTACCGAACCGGTGGACCTGCTGATTGGCAATTCCTACGGCAAGTACCTGTGGCGGGACACACAAACGCCTCTAGTGCGCATTGGTTATCCCATCTTCGACCGGCATCACCTGCACCGCTATCCCACCCTGGGCTACCAAGGGGCCATCAACCTACTCAACTGGCTGGTGAATACGGTGCTGGATGAGGTGGACCGTCAGACCTTGATTCCTGGTAAGACGGACATCTCCTTTGATTTGATCCGCTAG
- the nifE gene encoding nitrogenase iron-molybdenum cofactor biosynthesis protein NifE, producing the protein MWQSQVNQLLREPACPHNHHQHGDRRNRSCRQQAKPGSAQGGCAFDGASITLVPITDAAHLVHGPTACASNAWGTRGSLSSGPLLFRTGFTTDLSEQDIIFGGEKRLYQAIRVIAQRYRPAAIFVYCTCVPALTGEDVVAVCRAAQAQVGLPVIPVLAPGFVGGKNLGNRLAGEALLKYVIGTGEPPAVGCFALNLIGEYNIAGELWDVLPLFEQLGIQVLAKITGDARYREITYAHRAHLNLVICAKALLNVARQMQERYGIPYIECSFYGLREMNRCLHQVAQHFGDPALQRRVEALMAQETQRLEQELAPYRPRLQGKRVVLYTGGVKSWSIVAALQDLGMQVVATSTRKSTAEDKARIRALLGSEGILLEGEGAQELLAVIRRTQADMLIAGGRNQYTALKAGIPFLDINQERHYGYAGYRGLVRLARELTHALDSPIWTQIRQPAPWEVMHHGSGFDL; encoded by the coding sequence ATGTGGCAGAGCCAGGTCAACCAACTGTTGCGGGAACCGGCCTGTCCCCATAACCACCACCAGCACGGGGATAGGCGAAACCGCAGTTGCCGACAACAAGCTAAACCTGGTAGTGCCCAGGGGGGATGTGCCTTCGATGGTGCCAGCATTACCCTGGTGCCTATTACGGATGCTGCCCATTTGGTGCATGGCCCCACGGCCTGTGCCAGCAACGCCTGGGGAACGCGGGGGAGTCTGTCGTCGGGGCCGCTGCTATTTCGCACTGGCTTCACCACCGACCTGAGCGAGCAGGACATCATCTTCGGCGGGGAAAAACGGCTCTACCAAGCCATCCGGGTGATTGCCCAGCGCTATCGGCCTGCTGCCATTTTTGTCTACTGCACCTGTGTGCCGGCGCTGACGGGGGAAGACGTGGTAGCGGTCTGCCGGGCGGCTCAAGCTCAGGTGGGATTGCCCGTGATTCCCGTGCTGGCGCCGGGGTTTGTGGGGGGCAAAAATTTGGGCAATCGCCTGGCGGGGGAGGCCCTGCTGAAGTACGTCATTGGTACGGGGGAACCACCGGCAGTAGGGTGTTTTGCCCTGAATCTCATCGGCGAGTACAACATTGCCGGGGAGCTGTGGGACGTATTACCCCTGTTCGAGCAGCTAGGGATTCAGGTGCTGGCAAAAATAACCGGTGATGCTCGCTATCGGGAAATCACCTACGCCCACCGCGCCCATTTGAACCTGGTGATCTGCGCCAAGGCTCTGCTCAATGTCGCCCGCCAGATGCAGGAGCGTTACGGTATCCCCTACATCGAATGCTCCTTCTACGGTCTGCGGGAGATGAATCGCTGTCTGCATCAGGTGGCCCAGCACTTTGGCGACCCGGCACTGCAGCGACGGGTGGAAGCCCTGATGGCCCAGGAAACGCAACGATTGGAACAGGAACTGGCCCCCTACCGGCCCCGGCTGCAGGGGAAACGGGTGGTGCTCTACACCGGCGGCGTCAAAAGCTGGTCTATCGTGGCGGCGCTCCAGGATTTGGGCATGCAGGTGGTAGCAACCAGCACCCGCAAAAGCACCGCCGAGGACAAAGCCCGCATTCGTGCGCTGTTGGGGTCTGAGGGCATCCTTTTAGAGGGAGAAGGCGCCCAGGAATTGCTGGCCGTTATCCGCCGTACCCAAGCCGACATGCTCATTGCCGGAGGACGCAACCAGTACACGGCCCTGAAAGCGGGTATTCCTTTCCTGGACATTAACCAGGAGCGGCACTACGGCTATGCCGGTTACCGGGGTCTGGTGCGTTTAGCCCGGGAACTCACCCATGCCCTCGACAGCCCGATTTGGACCCAGATTCGTCAACCAGCCCCCTGGGAGGTGATGCACCATGGCTCAGGTTTTGACCTCTAA
- the nifN gene encoding nitrogenase iron-molybdenum cofactor biosynthesis protein NifN: MAQVLTSNRPVVINPLKLSPALGGALAFLGIQGAIPLIHGAQGCASFAKVLLVRHFREAIPLATTALTEVGVILGGEEAIQTSLETLLAKAQPRLIGLCSTALAETRGEDIAGILRELDLPIPVIYAYTPDFGGSLSDGYVQAVAALVRGLPQPGPLIPDQVTVLAGPDLTPGEVADLKALIQAFGLTPLVIPDLSTALDGHFTGDYASVSPGGITMAELRQAGRSVHVLVIGEALRPVAELWRERFQRPYTLLPGVTGLAATDALVHCLMTWSQRQVPQHYQCQRQQLLDAMLDTHFYLGGKRVALALEPNQLAVMTHFLVSMGAEIQVAVSPTPAPWLADLPCETVIVGDLGDWEQGAAGADVLIANSRGAAIAQALGIPLLRMGWPIFDRLGYHLRSYVGYRGTAQLLFDLGNLLLATHAP, translated from the coding sequence ATGGCTCAGGTTTTGACCTCTAACCGCCCCGTGGTTATTAATCCCTTGAAACTCAGCCCGGCCTTGGGGGGGGCGCTGGCGTTTTTGGGCATCCAGGGGGCCATCCCCTTAATTCACGGTGCCCAGGGCTGCGCATCCTTTGCCAAGGTGCTGCTGGTGCGCCATTTTCGCGAGGCCATTCCCCTGGCTACCACCGCCTTGACCGAAGTCGGTGTCATCCTCGGGGGCGAAGAAGCCATCCAGACCAGTCTCGAGACTCTGTTGGCCAAGGCCCAACCCCGGTTGATTGGCCTATGCTCCACGGCCCTGGCGGAAACCCGGGGTGAGGACATCGCCGGCATCCTGCGGGAATTGGACCTGCCCATACCGGTGATTTATGCCTATACCCCTGACTTTGGAGGTTCCTTGAGCGACGGCTACGTCCAAGCAGTGGCCGCCCTAGTACGGGGGTTGCCCCAACCGGGGCCATTGATACCGGATCAGGTCACGGTACTGGCTGGTCCTGATTTAACCCCTGGCGAGGTGGCTGACCTCAAGGCTCTGATCCAGGCCTTTGGACTGACCCCCCTGGTGATTCCCGACCTGTCCACGGCCCTGGATGGTCACTTTACGGGGGACTATGCCAGCGTCAGCCCAGGTGGAATCACGATGGCCGAGTTGCGCCAGGCGGGGCGATCAGTCCACGTACTGGTCATCGGCGAGGCCCTGCGACCGGTGGCGGAACTTTGGCGGGAGCGGTTTCAGCGGCCCTATACCCTCTTGCCGGGGGTGACGGGTTTAGCGGCAACCGATGCCCTGGTGCACTGCCTGATGACCTGGAGCCAGCGCCAGGTCCCCCAACACTATCAATGCCAACGCCAGCAGCTGCTCGATGCCATGCTCGATACCCACTTTTACCTGGGGGGCAAGCGGGTAGCCCTGGCTTTAGAACCCAACCAACTGGCGGTTATGACCCATTTTCTGGTGAGCATGGGGGCGGAAATTCAGGTGGCGGTGTCCCCGACTCCAGCACCCTGGCTGGCGGACCTGCCCTGTGAGACCGTGATTGTGGGGGACCTAGGGGATTGGGAACAAGGGGCAGCCGGCGCCGATGTGCTGATTGCTAACTCCCGCGGGGCGGCCATCGCCCAGGCCTTGGGCATTCCCCTGCTGCGGATGGGCTGGCCCATTTTTGACCGGTTGGGGTATCACCTGCGGTCCTATGTGGGCTATCGCGGCACCGCCCAGTTGCTTTTTGACCTCGGCAATCTCCTACTGGCAACCCACGCACCCTGA
- the nifX gene encoding nitrogen fixation protein NifX, giving the protein MKVAFATTDGEHINAHFGWARLLAVYEVSPAGYHLVEQHSFPTGTEDGNEDKLVPKLEFLKARPDCKIVYVSAIGGNAAARLINQGVMPVKSRSETDQIVTILEQLVKTLQGSPPPWLRKALGVARPTWTEE; this is encoded by the coding sequence ATGAAAGTTGCCTTTGCCACTACTGACGGCGAGCACATCAATGCCCACTTTGGCTGGGCGCGGCTGTTGGCCGTTTACGAGGTGTCCCCGGCGGGCTACCACCTGGTCGAGCAGCATTCTTTCCCCACCGGCACTGAGGACGGGAATGAAGACAAGCTGGTGCCCAAGCTGGAATTCCTCAAGGCTCGCCCCGACTGCAAGATTGTTTACGTTTCTGCCATTGGGGGCAACGCCGCCGCCCGTTTGATCAACCAGGGTGTGATGCCGGTCAAGTCCCGTTCGGAAACCGACCAAATCGTCACCATCCTAGAACAATTGGTGAAAACTCTGCAAGGGAGTCCACCACCCTGGCTGCGCAAAGCCCTAGGGGTTGCTCGACCGACCTGGACGGAGGAGTAA
- a CDS encoding NifX-associated nitrogen fixation protein — translation MTVVTTSPFWQTLVAQHRSQDPYGIYATWSDERLLQSYLLTKAQKRQIPLDQPVPPATRERITHFYSAVAQQIERHTGKLTQVVIALNAEGFGWAIVFSGRLLLVVRPLRDAQRFGFASFDQLVQAGEKEVQDALAWWSRFPAVVEV, via the coding sequence ATGACTGTCGTTACCACTTCCCCTTTTTGGCAAACCCTAGTGGCCCAGCACCGGTCCCAGGACCCCTATGGGATTTATGCCACCTGGAGCGACGAGCGCCTGTTGCAGTCCTACCTGTTGACCAAAGCGCAAAAACGCCAAATTCCCCTGGACCAACCGGTGCCACCGGCCACCCGTGAACGCATCACCCATTTTTACAGCGCCGTTGCCCAGCAAATTGAACGGCACACTGGCAAACTCACCCAGGTGGTGATTGCCCTTAACGCGGAGGGGTTTGGCTGGGCTATTGTTTTCAGCGGCAGGTTGCTACTGGTGGTGCGCCCCCTACGGGATGCCCAGCGCTTTGGTTTTGCTTCCTTCGACCAACTGGTCCAGGCTGGGGAAAAGGAGGTCCAAGATGCCCTCGCCTGGTGGAGTCGTTTCCCCGCCGTTGTGGAGGTTTGA
- the nifW gene encoding nitrogenase-stabilizing/protective protein NifW, translating to MEKTLAAFARLTNAEDYFHFLEVPFDPQVVNVYRLHILRQFALFKESIDQETEDPQIRLARYRQALERAYRVFLTSCAQEQKLFKVFQTPPPNVVLLSDLLEES from the coding sequence ATGGAAAAAACCTTAGCGGCCTTTGCCCGCTTGACCAACGCCGAGGACTACTTCCACTTTTTGGAGGTGCCCTTTGACCCGCAGGTGGTCAATGTCTATCGGCTCCACATCCTGCGCCAATTCGCCCTGTTCAAGGAGAGCATTGACCAGGAGACCGAGGACCCCCAAATCCGGCTAGCCCGTTATCGCCAAGCCCTGGAGAGGGCCTATAGGGTCTTTCTCACCTCCTGCGCCCAGGAGCAAAAACTCTTTAAGGTGTTCCAAACGCCGCCGCCTAACGTGGTGCTGCTGTCGGATTTGCTGGAGGAGAGCTAG
- a CDS encoding HesA/MoeB/ThiF family protein — translation MVTLSPQERERYRRQMQLPGFGEAAQLALKRTCVLITGVGGLGGTVALYLAAAGIGQLILVREGDLRRDDLNRQVLMTDDWVGQPRVWKAKDTLQAFNPHVVIEAIPAPLNDANRQAIVARCDLAIDGAPNFAERDRLNQTCVEQGKPLVEAAMDGMMAYLTILVPGQTPCLRCLFPELPAWDCWGFGVLGAVAGTLACLTALEAIKYITGLAPALVGELLVMQLGGLTFRKYRLHRHPHCPVCGH, via the coding sequence ATGGTGACCCTATCACCCCAGGAACGGGAGCGCTACCGCCGACAAATGCAACTGCCCGGCTTTGGGGAGGCAGCCCAACTGGCCCTGAAACGCACCTGCGTTCTCATCACTGGCGTGGGGGGGTTGGGGGGTACAGTGGCCCTGTACTTAGCGGCGGCAGGCATTGGTCAACTGATTCTGGTGCGGGAGGGGGACCTGCGGCGTGATGACTTGAACCGCCAGGTGCTGATGACCGACGATTGGGTGGGTCAGCCTCGGGTGTGGAAGGCTAAGGATACCCTACAGGCCTTTAACCCCCACGTGGTGATTGAGGCCATTCCCGCACCCCTGAACGACGCCAACCGGCAAGCCATCGTGGCCCGCTGTGACCTAGCGATTGACGGTGCCCCTAACTTTGCCGAGCGGGACCGGTTGAACCAAACCTGTGTGGAACAGGGCAAACCCTTGGTGGAGGCGGCCATGGACGGCATGATGGCCTACTTGACCATCCTGGTGCCCGGACAAACCCCCTGCCTGCGCTGCTTGTTTCCCGAGCTACCCGCCTGGGACTGCTGGGGATTTGGGGTGCTGGGGGCCGTCGCCGGTACGTTAGCTTGTCTCACGGCCCTGGAGGCCATCAAATACATCACCGGCCTGGCCCCTGCCCTGGTGGGGGAACTCCTGGTGATGCAACTGGGGGGGTTGACCTTCCGCAAGTACCGCTTGCATCGTCATCCCCATTGCCCCGTGTGTGGTCATTAA
- a CDS encoding molybdopterin-binding protein, whose translation MDLSARNVLKGKVKNVVTGMVVAEVTLEIAPGIEVTALITKTSCERLGLTLGKEAYALIKATDVLVAVEQTAGPG comes from the coding sequence ATGGACCTCAGTGCGCGGAACGTTCTGAAGGGCAAGGTTAAAAATGTTGTGACGGGTATGGTTGTTGCTGAGGTGACTTTGGAGATAGCACCGGGTATCGAGGTGACGGCGCTGATTACCAAAACCTCCTGTGAGCGGTTGGGTCTTACTTTAGGAAAGGAGGCCTACGCCCTGATCAAGGCAACGGATGTGCTGGTGGCGGTGGAACAAACAGCTGGCCCGGGATGA
- a CDS encoding MFS transporter, whose translation MTQSRWVALRFIVLLGMVSLCADATYEGARSITGAYLAVLGASGTVVGLVAGAGELIAHGLRLGVGFLSDRTRQYWRITTLGYAVNTAVVPLMALAGRWEVLAGLMLGERMGKAVRTPPRDVLLSHGAMRVGKGLGFGLHEAMDQIGAVAGPLLVTWALGRWGRYPPGFLVLLLPAVLGMVVLLLTQKLYPNPRDLELTTPAGPTQGLPRAFWVYLGAVALIAAGFMDFPLIGFHLQRTGAATLGDLSLLYAWAMGVDALAALVFGYWFDHIGVLTLVFAVVLSCGFAPLLLLLPVQGMWLGMTLWGIGMGAQESVLKAVVAGMIPPERRGAAYGLFNTGYGLAWFVGSACLGFLYDRSLVGVVAFSVLLQLLAIPFLLQTRRFDS comes from the coding sequence ATGACCCAATCGCGATGGGTGGCGCTACGGTTTATTGTTTTGCTAGGCATGGTCAGTTTATGTGCCGATGCCACCTATGAAGGGGCGCGCAGCATCACGGGGGCCTATTTGGCTGTTTTGGGGGCCAGTGGCACGGTGGTGGGTTTGGTAGCCGGCGCAGGTGAGTTGATCGCCCATGGGTTGCGGTTAGGGGTGGGGTTTCTCAGTGACCGGACGCGCCAGTACTGGCGGATTACGACCCTGGGTTACGCCGTCAACACAGCGGTAGTGCCGTTAATGGCCTTGGCGGGACGGTGGGAAGTCCTGGCGGGTTTGATGCTGGGGGAACGAATGGGGAAAGCGGTGCGTACGCCTCCGCGGGATGTGTTGCTTTCCCATGGGGCTATGCGGGTGGGTAAGGGCTTGGGGTTTGGGCTGCACGAGGCGATGGACCAGATCGGGGCGGTGGCTGGGCCGCTGTTGGTCACCTGGGCCTTGGGACGCTGGGGTCGCTACCCCCCGGGATTTTTGGTGTTGTTACTGCCGGCGGTCTTGGGAATGGTGGTCCTGCTGCTGACCCAGAAGCTTTACCCCAACCCCCGAGACCTGGAACTGACTACACCGGCTGGGCCAACCCAGGGACTTCCTCGGGCTTTCTGGGTGTATTTGGGGGCTGTGGCCTTGATCGCTGCCGGCTTTATGGATTTCCCACTGATCGGTTTCCATCTCCAGCGCACCGGCGCGGCGACCTTGGGCGACCTGTCCCTGCTGTATGCTTGGGCGATGGGGGTGGATGCCCTGGCCGCTTTGGTGTTTGGCTACTGGTTTGACCACATCGGTGTGCTTACACTGGTTTTCGCCGTGGTGCTCTCTTGCGGGTTTGCGCCGTTGCTGCTGCTACTTCCTGTGCAGGGGATGTGGCTGGGCATGACCCTGTGGGGTATCGGTATGGGGGCGCAGGAGTCAGTGCTCAAGGCGGTGGTGGCAGGAATGATACCTCCGGAAAGACGGGGCGCGGCTTATGGCCTCTTTAACACGGGCTATGGCTTGGCTTGGTTTGTTGGCAGCGCCTGCCTGGGTTTTTTGTACGACCGTTCCTTGGTTGGGGTGGTGGCCTTTTCCGTCCTCCTCCAGTTACTGGCAATTCCATTTCTGCTTCAGACCAGGCGGTTTGACTCGTGA
- the modA gene encoding molybdate ABC transporter substrate-binding protein: MLTVSAAADLQYVFPKIGQLWEQATGHKVTFNFGSTGQLAQQIERGAPVDLFAAANREFVEKLDQKGLIYTDSKALYGIGRITLWQRADHPYRVKTLNDLLRPDIRRVAIANPHHAPYGVAAREALQSLGIWSALQPKLVLGENVRQSQQYAETGNVDVAIVALSLSVNKPGHWTLIPDHLHRPLEQVLAVPKSARHPQWARQFAAFINGEQGRPLMRQYGFVLPGEEPMP; this comes from the coding sequence ATGCTCACGGTTTCGGCGGCGGCAGATTTGCAATATGTCTTTCCCAAAATTGGACAGTTGTGGGAGCAAGCGACAGGTCATAAAGTTACCTTTAACTTTGGTTCCACAGGGCAACTAGCCCAGCAAATTGAGCGAGGTGCGCCGGTCGATTTATTTGCCGCCGCCAATCGGGAATTTGTAGAAAAGCTAGACCAAAAGGGGTTGATTTATACAGACAGCAAAGCCCTGTATGGCATTGGCCGCATCACCCTGTGGCAACGGGCGGACCATCCCTATCGGGTCAAAACCCTCAACGACCTGCTGCGACCGGATATCCGCCGGGTGGCCATTGCCAATCCCCACCATGCGCCCTATGGCGTGGCGGCCCGTGAAGCCCTGCAAAGTCTGGGGATATGGTCAGCCCTGCAACCCAAATTGGTCCTAGGGGAAAATGTGCGCCAGAGCCAGCAGTACGCAGAAACCGGCAATGTGGATGTAGCCATTGTGGCCCTTTCTCTGAGCGTCAACAAACCCGGTCACTGGACGTTGATTCCTGACCACCTGCACCGGCCCCTAGAACAGGTACTGGCCGTTCCCAAAAGTGCCCGCCATCCCCAATGGGCCCGGCAATTTGCCGCTTTTATCAACGGGGAGCAGGGCCGGCCTTTGATGCGGCAATACGGGTTTGTCCTGCCGGGGGAGGAACCTATGCCATGA
- the modB gene encoding molybdate ABC transporter permease subunit, whose protein sequence is MMWSAVRLSLQVMALASVLIGVCGLGLGIFLARCRFPGYLFLTTLLNLPLVLPPSVVGYILLLALGRGSPLREWLGLDLVFTWQAAAIASAVVALPLMVESTRAAIANVDPELEAAARTLGSPEWEVLARITIPLAYRGILAGIGLSVARGLGEFGATLMVAGNIPGRTQTLPLAIYDAVQMQRYDLANQMVVLMTVIAFALLGWVRYLEAQQPQSQRLLPGQRHEPDRAVAKNVTPL, encoded by the coding sequence ATGATGTGGTCGGCTGTGCGTCTGTCGCTGCAGGTGATGGCCCTAGCCAGCGTGCTGATTGGAGTTTGCGGTTTGGGTCTGGGGATATTTCTGGCCCGTTGCCGCTTTCCGGGGTACCTTTTCCTGACTACGCTGCTCAATCTGCCCCTGGTGTTGCCGCCGAGTGTGGTGGGCTATATTCTGCTGCTGGCCTTGGGGCGAGGCAGTCCGCTCCGGGAATGGTTGGGCCTGGACTTGGTGTTTACCTGGCAGGCGGCGGCGATCGCTTCGGCGGTAGTAGCACTGCCGTTGATGGTGGAATCCACCCGGGCTGCCATTGCCAATGTGGACCCTGAACTGGAGGCGGCTGCCCGTACACTAGGGTCGCCGGAGTGGGAGGTGCTTGCACGGATTACCATTCCTTTGGCCTACCGGGGCATCCTGGCCGGGATTGGGTTGAGTGTGGCGCGGGGGCTGGGGGAATTTGGCGCCACACTGATGGTGGCCGGCAACATCCCCGGGCGCACCCAAACGTTACCCTTGGCCATTTACGACGCTGTCCAGATGCAGCGCTACGACCTGGCCAACCAAATGGTGGTGCTGATGACGGTCATCGCCTTTGCTTTGCTGGGGTGGGTGCGGTATCTGGAGGCCCAACAGCCCCAGAGTCAACGGTTGTTGCCCGGACAACGCCATGAGCCTGACCGTGCAGTTGCAAAAAACGTTACCCCACTATGA
- a CDS encoding sulfate/molybdate ABC transporter ATP-binding protein, producing the protein MSLTVQLQKTLPHYDLNVDFVLDQGTLGILGRSGSGKSMTLRCIAGIETPSAGVIILRDRILYHSHQGINVPSRQRRVGFVFQHYALFPHLTVAQNIAYGLRGWSPSRLRQRVKEQLENMQLVGLADCYPHQLSGGQQQRVALARALAPAPDLLLLDEPLSALDTPLRSELERQLSTTLATYQGLTIFVSHNLEELYRVCHQLLVLDRGQVVASGEKHQIFDQPRTLTVAQLTGCKNYSPIAKREAHRVHALDWGCVLQTADRVLPEHHYIAIRAHHVAFTDTGDQPNTFPAWVASTSETPHRLTVYLKLQQPPRHPQDYHLQAEVYKEKWLQFQARPFPWWVHLSPQRLRLLQP; encoded by the coding sequence ATGAGCCTGACCGTGCAGTTGCAAAAAACGTTACCCCACTATGACTTGAACGTGGACTTTGTCCTAGATCAGGGAACCCTGGGGATTCTAGGACGATCTGGTTCTGGCAAAAGTATGACCCTGCGCTGCATTGCCGGCATTGAAACCCCCAGCGCCGGGGTGATCATCCTCCGGGACCGCATCCTGTACCATTCCCACCAGGGGATCAATGTTCCCAGTCGCCAGCGACGCGTTGGGTTTGTGTTTCAACACTATGCCTTGTTCCCTCACCTCACGGTGGCCCAAAACATTGCGTACGGGTTGCGGGGATGGTCGCCGTCGCGCCTACGCCAGCGGGTGAAGGAGCAACTGGAGAACATGCAACTGGTGGGGTTGGCCGATTGTTACCCGCACCAATTGTCAGGGGGGCAGCAACAGCGGGTCGCCCTCGCCCGGGCCTTGGCTCCCGCACCTGACCTTTTACTTTTGGATGAACCCTTGTCTGCCCTGGACACCCCCCTGCGCAGCGAACTGGAAAGACAGTTAAGCACTACCCTGGCGACTTACCAAGGACTAACTATATTCGTGAGTCACAATTTGGAGGAGCTGTACCGGGTGTGTCACCAGTTGCTGGTGCTGGACCGGGGTCAGGTGGTGGCTAGCGGCGAAAAACACCAGATTTTTGATCAGCCGAGAACCCTGACGGTGGCCCAACTGACAGGCTGTAAAAACTATTCCCCCATTGCCAAGCGCGAGGCCCATCGGGTTCACGCCCTGGATTGGGGCTGCGTTTTGCAGACGGCGGATAGGGTCCTGCCCGAACATCACTACATTGCCATCCGCGCCCATCACGTAGCTTTTACCGATACCGGGGACCAGCCCAATACCTTTCCGGCTTGGGTGGCGTCGACCAGCGAAACACCCCACCGGCTGACCGTGTACCTGAAACTGCAACAACCGCCGCGTCACCCCCAGGACTACCACCTGCAAGCGGAAGTCTATAAGGAAAAATGGCTCCAGTTCCAGGCGCGTCCTTTTCCTTGGTGGGTTCATCTATCGCCCCAGCGGTTGCGTTTGCTGCAACCCTAG